The Halodesulfovibrio marinisediminis DSM 17456 genomic interval TAAGGTCAGTGTCCGGACAGATGCTGATTGGTCCCATGATAGAGATTTCTACTGAAAGATCAGCAAATTCAGATTCTGAGACCGGCGGAAAACGAGGGTCTTCAAATGCAGCGGCGCGAGCCATGCGGGCTACGGTGATATATAGTGGTCCCTTTCCGACGACATTGCCGATGCAGCCGCGAAGTGCACCACTTTTTTTCAGCGTGACAAAAGCGCCAAGCTCTTCTGTAAGCGCAGGGTTATCCGGCTTCGGAACGGCTTTTTCTTCAAGAGGACGAGCACCTTCAAAGTACGTGGTAATGCTCCACTGTACGAGATTTTTCAGGTAGTTTTTATCTGCTGTTGACAGGGAAAGACTACGGACGTCGTTTTTTTCGTTGCTCATACTCTTCTCCATTTATAGCACGCACAATATGTCACTCGGTGCTTCCTGTGCCATATGACTGTATAGGCTGGATTGAATAAGCTGCTGCATCATATTGCGGAACCATATATGTGAGGCATCATGATGCTGTCGTTCATGCCATGCAATAGTATAGTCGAAGGACTCAATATAGAAAGGTAGTGCGCACCATGATAGGCCGAATTCGGGGGCAAGGTTGCTTGCAATATGGCTTGGCATTGTCGCAATCATATCAGAGTTACTTACAACTTTACAGACTGTCGTAAACAGTGTGGCAGAAAATCGTATTGTACGACGCTTGCCGATTTTAGCCAGTTCAGCATCAATAATATGAACTTTGTCCCCACCGCCAGTAATGGCAGCGTGCTCGAGTGTACAGTATTCATTGAGGGAAAGTCCGCCACCACGTCGCATTAGTGGATGATCCTTGCGCATGCAGCAGGCGAATTGATCGCGGCCGATAACAAGGTGATGCAGCCCCTGATACTGGGAATCCAGCATGGATGTAATCAGATCGTATGAACCGTTCGATAGCTTACTGATAGAGGTTTCATCCGCAATTTCTAGATTGATGGAAATGTTAGGAGCAACTTTTCGGTAGCTTTCCAAAACGGTGGGGAAGATATATTCGGCCACATAGTCAGATGTGGCGAATGTAAATGTGCGAGTACATTCTGCCGGATCAAAGCTGCTGCGGTCGAGTAATTCTGTTACTTCACCAAGAATGCGTTCTAGATTCTGGCTAAGTTCCACAGCACGTTCAGTGAGGGCAAAATGGTTGCCGCTACGAACCAGAAGCGGGTCATCAAAGAGTTCCCGTAGGTGTCGCAGGTTTTTACTCATACCACTTTGCGTAATGTTTAAACGACTTGCTGCGCGGGTAACGTTGCCTTCATCCAGCAACGCTTTTAGCGCAACAAGCAGGTTAAGGTTTACTGAAGCTAGATTAACTCGCCCTATTTTCATTCCCTAAAATCCATCTTCTAATTGAGGTGAAACAATAAAGCTGCCGTCAGGCACTACCTTAGGTAAGCCTGTATCCTGCACAAAAACTTTACGTCCGTCTTGGGTTACACGTCCGGTAGCAATCCACTGTAAGACTTGCGGGTAAATGCGGTGCTCAAATGAAAGAACACGCTTCTGCACAATCTCTGCTGACTCTTCAGAAGAAAATGGAACCACTGCTTGAGCAATAATAGCACCATTGTCCATAATTTCATCTACGAAATGTACAGTGCATCCTGCCAGCTTTACACCGTAATCAACAGCATCTGCAATGCCATGTGCTCCTTTGAAGGAAGGAAGCAGGGCAGGATGGATGTTAATAATGCGTCCTGAAAATGTTTGAATGAACAAAGGAGTCAGTAGACGCATAAAACCAGCAAGTACGATAAGATCAGCACCAGCAGCTTGAAGTTGCTCGATCATAGCCGCATCAAATGCTTCTCTGTTTTCGTAGCCTGCATGAAGAATGGTAGCTGTTGGTATTCCTGCTTTTTTTGCGCGTTCAAGCGCAAAGGCATCGCTGCGGTTGCATAGAACCAGACGGATATCTGCTTCCAGCGAACCGCGTTCTACGGCATCAATAATAGATTGTAAGTTTGAGCCGGAACCGGACGCAAGTACTGCTATTTTTAATGCCATGTTATCTCCGAAAAATAATAATGCACCACGTTCAACTGGGCGGACAACAATGCCGGACAGATTGCACGGTGCAACGGTCCTATTTGATTGTTGCCCAGAACGGGTCTTCTTCTAATGTACTGGTATCTCCACGGTCACCTCCGGTGGCCTCTGCGCGTAGTAGTCTGCGCATGATTTTACCACTACGGTTACGCGGCAGGGTGTCACGAATTTCTATGGAACCAACAACAGCAATTGAGCCGAGTTCAGCACGGACAT includes:
- the amrA gene encoding AmmeMemoRadiSam system protein A, yielding MSNEKNDVRSLSLSTADKNYLKNLVQWSITTYFEGARPLEEKAVPKPDNPALTEELGAFVTLKKSGALRGCIGNVVGKGPLYITVARMARAAAFEDPRFPPVSESEFADLSVEISIMGPISICPDTDLIKIGRHGLIMQYGSYSGLLLPQVPKELHWDRKTFLEQTCVKAGLKPDMWQHPETKILWFEAYVF
- a CDS encoding LysR family transcriptional regulator, with the translated sequence MKIGRVNLASVNLNLLVALKALLDEGNVTRAASRLNITQSGMSKNLRHLRELFDDPLLVRSGNHFALTERAVELSQNLERILGEVTELLDRSSFDPAECTRTFTFATSDYVAEYIFPTVLESYRKVAPNISINLEIADETSISKLSNGSYDLITSMLDSQYQGLHHLVIGRDQFACCMRKDHPLMRRGGGLSLNEYCTLEHAAITGGGDKVHIIDAELAKIGKRRTIRFSATLFTTVCKVVSNSDMIATMPSHIASNLAPEFGLSWCALPFYIESFDYTIAWHERQHHDASHIWFRNMMQQLIQSSLYSHMAQEAPSDILCVL
- the purN gene encoding phosphoribosylglycinamide formyltransferase, which translates into the protein MALKIAVLASGSGSNLQSIIDAVERGSLEADIRLVLCNRSDAFALERAKKAGIPTATILHAGYENREAFDAAMIEQLQAAGADLIVLAGFMRLLTPLFIQTFSGRIINIHPALLPSFKGAHGIADAVDYGVKLAGCTVHFVDEIMDNGAIIAQAVVPFSSEESAEIVQKRVLSFEHRIYPQVLQWIATGRVTQDGRKVFVQDTGLPKVVPDGSFIVSPQLEDGF